One window of the Paenibacillus beijingensis genome contains the following:
- a CDS encoding cache domain-containing sensor histidine kinase, which produces MNLRFKLFAAFFSLIILPLFLLGVASYFIISDTIEKKYAQQTELTLKAVSQSVNFMFREMNKVTDNTVATSALQQLLHMKGYGRGDLTEINYLQLNEIQRNFRDLLINHPSVSYSLLYRLNEKRAMPIYYKDNFTAMPFDKFKRLKLYEEVVKLAGLPKWIGPYEYPQLTGRELSFNQIRMVKDVNTLSDMGVLLVQVKSTGLDDIFRTFRYNRGKHDTRFYIVNGSGLIMFDSTGADKGRNLSDLTEGTTSLGDTYGNVRRIFNGQDSILSSIGLGLEDWRLVSVASWDSLSGEVIRIMRWLVGIVVVCVLSALLFILVFVNRIAKSIIWIVRQMRRVESGDLTVRVQENGRDELFLLSRGFNRQVEKVGELLEQVKRQRDQKNRAELRVLQAQIKPHFLFNTLESINALAVQNKGMAVSQIVRRLGSILRISIQDKEEISVRQEIEHLRSYLDIQKYRFEDLFNYEIDVPEELMDRAILKLTLQPLVENSIQHGFEGIDYTGCVRIRAESAGNDTVFWIEDNGLGIERGTLAKFQYMFSEEQQIAFAAPPLSERRGLGVRSVADRLRIQYGRRYGLFICSEPGGGTVIKCTIPNYFPE; this is translated from the coding sequence ATGAATTTGCGTTTCAAATTGTTCGCAGCTTTTTTCTCGCTCATCATTCTCCCGCTTTTCCTGCTCGGTGTAGCCTCCTATTTCATCATCTCCGATACGATAGAAAAAAAATATGCGCAGCAAACCGAATTAACGCTTAAAGCGGTAAGCCAAAGCGTCAATTTCATGTTCCGCGAAATGAACAAAGTGACCGACAACACGGTCGCGACATCCGCGCTGCAGCAGCTGCTGCATATGAAAGGGTACGGAAGGGGCGATTTAACCGAAATCAACTATTTGCAGCTCAACGAGATTCAGCGCAATTTCAGAGATTTGCTGATCAACCATCCGTCGGTCAGCTACTCGCTGCTGTACAGGCTGAACGAGAAGCGGGCCATGCCGATTTATTATAAGGATAATTTTACGGCGATGCCGTTCGACAAATTCAAACGGCTAAAGCTGTACGAGGAAGTCGTGAAATTGGCGGGCTTGCCCAAATGGATCGGTCCTTATGAGTATCCGCAGCTGACGGGCAGAGAGCTTTCTTTCAACCAAATCCGGATGGTGAAGGATGTCAATACGCTGAGTGATATGGGCGTTCTGCTCGTGCAAGTCAAAAGCACCGGCCTCGACGATATTTTCCGGACGTTCCGTTACAACCGCGGGAAGCACGATACCCGGTTTTATATCGTGAACGGCAGCGGACTGATCATGTTCGACAGCACGGGAGCCGATAAAGGCCGAAATCTGAGCGATCTGACCGAGGGGACGACGAGTCTCGGCGATACGTACGGGAATGTCCGCCGCATATTTAACGGACAGGACAGCATCCTGTCGAGCATCGGACTCGGGCTGGAGGATTGGCGGCTCGTATCGGTTGCTTCTTGGGATTCGCTGTCCGGCGAAGTGATCCGCATCATGCGGTGGCTCGTCGGCATCGTCGTCGTTTGCGTGCTGTCGGCGCTGCTGTTCATATTGGTGTTTGTGAACCGGATCGCCAAGTCGATCATCTGGATCGTACGCCAAATGCGCCGGGTGGAAAGCGGCGATTTAACCGTCCGCGTGCAGGAAAACGGGAGGGATGAGCTGTTCCTGTTAAGCCGAGGCTTCAACCGGCAGGTGGAGAAGGTCGGCGAACTGCTGGAGCAGGTGAAACGGCAGCGCGACCAGAAGAACCGGGCAGAGCTGCGGGTGCTGCAGGCGCAGATCAAGCCGCATTTCCTGTTCAACACGCTCGAGTCGATCAACGCGCTGGCCGTACAGAACAAAGGAATGGCGGTCAGCCAAATCGTGCGGAGGCTCGGCAGCATTTTGCGCATCAGCATTCAGGACAAAGAGGAGATCAGCGTCCGTCAGGAAATCGAGCATCTGCGCAGTTACCTGGATATTCAAAAATACCGGTTCGAGGACTTGTTCAACTATGAAATCGACGTGCCGGAGGAGCTGATGGACCGGGCGATTCTGAAGCTGACGCTTCAACCACTCGTGGAAAACAGCATCCAACACGGGTTCGAAGGCATTGACTATACCGGGTGCGTCCGGATCCGCGCCGAATCGGCGGGCAACGACACGGTGTTCTGGATTGAAGACAACGGACTTGGCATCGAGAGAGGCACGCTGGCCAAATTTCAATATATGTTCTCCGAAGAACAGCAGATCGCCTTTGCGGCGCCGCCGCTTAGCGAACGAAGAGGGCTTGGCGTTCGAAGCGTGGCGGACCGGCTCCGCATCCAGTATGGACGCCGTTACGGATTGTTCATCTGTTCGGAGCCGGGCGGCGGAACGGTCATTAAATGCACGATACCGAATTATTTTCCGGAGTGA